The Montipora capricornis isolate CH-2021 chromosome 1, ASM3666992v2, whole genome shotgun sequence genome contains a region encoding:
- the LOC138049347 gene encoding uncharacterized protein gives MTCNPTKCKEIIFRKKGFSQDIAPVSNIPQCVELSILGVTFQQNCKYSSHGHAKVIEANKSLFVLGSLRKEGMSQEEVDHLFNPIVLPNFSYALSVYGASDSVLSAIQNFLDRCMKRKYTSKNVNMRDLLEKADKTLYKKRSNDPECPFFQFLPKEKKTRYNLKNTPVSVPRIHTDRFKNVFTAANDHKYDSNFYT, from the coding sequence ATGACATGCAATCCAACAAAATGCAAGGAGATTATTTTCCGTAAGAAAGGTTTCAGTCAGGACATCGCGCCAGTTAGTAATATACCGCAGTGCGTAGAGTTATCCATATTAGGTGTTACTTtccaacaaaattgtaaatacaGTAGTCACGGGCACGCGAAGGTAATTGAGGCTAACAAGTCATTATTCGTATTAGGATCTTTACGTAAGGAAGGAATGTCCCAGGAGGAAGTAGATCACCTTTTTAACCCAATAGTTTTACCTAATTTTTCTTACGCTCTGTCGGTTTATGGTGCCTCAGATTCTGTCCTTTCTGCAATACAGAATTTTTTAGACCGGTGTATGAAAAGAAAGTATACGTCCAAGAATGTAAATATGAGGGACTTGCTAGAGAAGGCGGACAAGACACTTTACAAAAAAAGATCGAACGACCCCGAATGTCCGTTCTTCCAGTTTTTacctaaggaaaagaaaacgaggTACAATCTTAAAAATACGCCAGTCTCTGTCCCTAGGATCCACACTGACagatttaagaacgtttttacgGCTGCTAATGATCATAAATATGACAGCAATTTTTATACTTAA